DNA from Candidatus Methylomirabilis sp.:
GAACCGTTGCGACATGTAGCCGATCCGCTCCCGGACCCGTTCCGCATCGGTCCGGACGTCCAGTCCATCCACCCAGGCGGCGCCGCCGCTCACCGGCAAGAGGCCGGTCAGCATCTTGATCACCGTCGTCTTGCCGCTGCCGTTGGGCCCCAGGAAGCCGAAGACCTCGCCCGGCTCCACGCGCAGGGTCACCCGATCCACGGCGGTGAACTCGCCGAAGCGGCGCGTCAGATTCTCCGTGCGGATGGCAGCCATCTCAGCGCTCGAGGAGCTTCACGTCCGCGGCCATGCCGGCCCGGATGCGCTGCTCCCGGTCATGAATGCGGAGCTTCACGCCGAAGACCTGATGGACCCGTTCCTCCCGCGTCTGCACGTTGCGGGGGAGGAACTCGGCCTTCTGGTTGATCTGCTCAACCTCGGCCGCGAACACCTGGCCCGGGAAGGAATCCACGCGCACCTCAGCCTGCTGGCCCACGCGCACGTGGCCGATGCGGGTCTCCGGGATGTAGATGCGGACGTAGAGCTGGTCCCGCTCCAGCAGCGTCGCGATGGGCGTGTTGGGAGGGACCAGGTCTCCCGGGCGGACGTCCAGCACCTCCACCATCGCGGCAGCGGGGGCCAGCACCTCACGCTCCCGGTGGCGGGCCTGCGCCTCGCGAAGCGCCGCCTCCGCCCGGGCCACCTCCGCCCGGGCCGCGGCCACCTCCTCCACCCGGAAGCCCCGCTCCGTCCGCTCCCGGACCGCTTCGGCCTGGTCATAGCGCGCCTGTGCCGCCGCGACCTGTTCGGCGCGGAAGCCGCGCTCCAGCTCGGTGAGCCGCTGCTCAGCGCTCTGGAGTCGCGCGACCGCCATCTTCCAGGTGGCCTCGGCGTCGTCCTGCTGCTGCCGGGAGACCGCCCCTTCAGCCGCGAGCTGCTCCGCGCGCCGGTAGGTCCGCTCGGCGTTCACCGCCTCGGCCCGCGCCCGCTCCACGTCCGCCCGGGCCTGCGCCACCTGCTCGGAGCGGTACCCGCTTCGGGCCTCTTCGAGTTCGGCCCGCGCCCGCGCGGCGTTCGCGCGGGCTTCGGCGATCTCCTCCGGCCGGTAGCCGCGCTCCATCTTC
Protein-coding regions in this window:
- a CDS encoding HlyD family efflux transporter periplasmic adaptor subunit translates to MTWRWPAALAAAAVVTAGVGVYLGALGRGDGLEGSGTVEARNISVGSKIGGRVLAVHVREGDQVAAGDPLVTFEDEELLAAVEQARAAVAEARANLQKMERGYRPEEIAEARANAARARAELEEARSGYRSEQVAQARADVERARAEAVNAERTYRRAEQLAAEGAVSRQQQDDAEATWKMAVARLQSAEQRLTELERGFRAEQVAAAQARYDQAEAVRERTERGFRVEEVAAARAEVARAEAALREAQARHREREVLAPAAAMVEVLDVRPGDLVPPNTPIATLLERDQLYVRIYIPETRIGHVRVGQQAEVRVDSFPGQVFAAEVEQINQKAEFLPRNVQTREERVHQVFGVKLRIHDREQRIRAGMAADVKLLER